In Athalia rosae chromosome 6, iyAthRosa1.1, whole genome shotgun sequence, one DNA window encodes the following:
- the LOC105690504 gene encoding PH-interacting protein isoform X2: MEGQRSRNESVIAPELYFLIAKFLDSGPCQESAKLLKRELERTKILPQRIDWEGNSHSQTFEELGRQYSHIGPQHLLQICARIGPVLEKEVPPCIPGAISLLGAGRQSLLRTREDLARQVFGILAYSIRRGGQPIIDTPGLTRCYNIVRVLQGRENSGPLIRRQALPTRFYSKMQLYRHTLGHLSAVYCVLYDRTGKYIMTGADDLLVKVWSAIDGRLLATFRGASSEIMDIAVNFNNTLLAAGSLDRILRVWCFQTMSPVAVLSGHSGMITSVNFCPILCNGVNYLVSTSTDGSVAFWPHTKNGNERAVFQSKPIQYHEKMRPGQAQMICASFSPGGAFMAAGSADHNVRVYAMLGDEGPRRVLEVEAHTDTVDSIQWAHYGLRFISGSKDGTANVWHFEQQQWVNRRLLMTTKLPGEPEVDDDTNKKAKVTMVSWDVTDEWVITAVNDSSLKVWDSKTGELRQVLKGHRDEVFVLESHPLDPRVLLSAGHDGQLIIWDILSTEPVATFQNFIEGQGHGAVFDAKWAPDGTMLAATDSHGHLLLYGFGSGVEKRKIVPKELFFHTDYRPLIRDSNHYVLDEQTQTAPHLMPPPFLVDVDGNPYPPALQRLVPGRENCRGEQLVPNIAVGAGGMQEVIEGLPGFEPRSNIDRLIEALAQRQNINAEGENVGEDENQGEPPLRHMASPRGSRSGLRRAGDVEGVRQSSGNWQRDNTTPWNKPILAKPISAGVLNTLTKTLNASAEMELEHWRREMRRRPAATNPTEGLSGVRGPLGNRRKNRGTRHGYRTRAARGEDREDDEFENPDNVDVTGSSASSNSNDSSAHEEDMCSDTSSSESSSEYSDWIADHGVNLEPPKRSKRRPVKKRSVTPPSESDRRRSQRPRKKIIPVPNVIGEVPEAFRPPEWLSAIIPRKAPYYPQMGDEIVYFRQGHQFYIDAVRKKKVYELSPRCEPWSKMNIRAQEFVKVVGIKYEIRPPRLCCLKLAVMDEDGRLTGDNFTIKYHDMADVLDFLVLRQTFETALARSWYEGDRFRCMIDDGWWMGQIQSMGPLDESFPESFFMCFRVRWDNGEFERMSPWDLEPIDEERLPAEIGGAVPVLAEEIEATLYQPHAEEWPMGDREATCRRIIRGLDQVMTLAIAEPFVAPVDLDIYPAYAFVVEYPIDLSTIKARFENHFYRRITSAQFDVRYLATNAEQFNEPHSQIVKQARIVTDLCLRIIKDMSEVDVPAVYHQLVDTYQSSDSDGDTVDKNKPSTSGQQPSSSRNLRSQETIHDWKLACRQLLESLWQCEDSIPFREPVDRLEHPDYYQIIDTPMDLRTVKEDLLGGNYETPLEFSKDMKLIFTNSKNYNTNKRSRTQILIYSMTVRLSAMFDEHMRRIVYNWKSARRRNEINNANARGKRKTGTRLTNGAGPSRVRPPTSADEEEEDVNVDNIDESDKEHTPKSNRSSQNVDGPGPSRLANGHSSRGGGASRPKIRLRISRKTPMKNKRNSDSDQSDTEASIESESSDSAPMRKTRGARRTVGNNEASDSDSGDSYKPGGRGKQTRKNRAKNGKSSRQNKPKPKPFVVADDEEDDDEENQFFEPGSTEDESEAEEVVKRSSKRQLRKIPPAQESSRQQLKNNVAQDDDDEDEEESDDEKSKAEESDDDSDRKEIRRPSVAQRLGIVEESDSEDSDTPFKSSRTKRNERVSRDSDSQDAIPQSRRSVKRPRYNVDSDESNSVPVRNRRKIKRRYYNEDSDESVPAEPAISISSRGRVRKMTARARAFLLESP; encoded by the exons atGGAGGGACAAAGGTCGAGGAACGAGTCAGTTATTGCTCCAG AGTTGTATTTCCTAATCGCCAAGTTTCTTGATTCTGGACCGTGCCAGGAATCTGCCAAA ctACTGAAACGTGAATTAGAACGAACTAAG ATTTTACCGCAAAGAATCGACTGGGAAGGAAATTCACATAGTCAAACATTCGAGGAATTG GGACGTCAATATTCGCATATAGGTCCGCAACATTTACTTCAAATATGTGCTCGTATCGGTCCAGTACTCGAAAAAGAAGTGCCTCCATGTATACCAGGAGCTATATCCCTGCTTGGAGCAGGTCGTCAGTCCTTGCTCAGAACAAGAGAAG atCTTGCGCGCCAAGTATTTGGGATTTTGGCTTATTCCATAAGACGAGGAGGCCAACCAATTATAGATACACCTGGACTTACAAGATGTTACAATATTG TTCGTGTACTacaaggaagagaaaattcagGTCCACTAATTAGGCGTCAAGCATTGCCTACTAGATTTTATAGCAAAATGCAGCTGTACAGACATACACTCGGACATTTATCGGCAGTATATTGTGTACTCTATGATCGTACTGGCAAGTATATTATGACTGGAGCTGACGACTTGCTTGTTAAAGTATGGAGCGCAATAGATGGTCGGCTTCTCGCAACTTTTAGAGGTGCTTCTTCGGAAATAATGGACATTGCTGTTAATTTTAACAATACCCTTCTGGCTGCTGGGAGCTTGGACCGAATCTTGAGAGTTTGGTGCTTTCAGACAATGTCTCCA GTTGCTGTGTTGTCAGGACATTCCGGTATGATAACATCCGTTAATTTCTGTCCCATATTATGTAACGGCGTGAATTATCTTGTATCTACAAGTACTGATGGTTCGGTGGCCTTTTGGCCTCATACTAAAAACGGCAATGAACGAGCTGTGTTTCA ATCAAAACCTATTCAGTATCATGAAAAAATGAGGCCTGGTCAAGCACAGATGATATGTGCGTCATTTAGTCCTGGTGGAGCCTTCATGGCAGCAGGATCTGCAGATCATAATGTGCGTGTATATGCTATGCTGGGGGATGAAGGTCCACGCAGAGTACTTGAAGTAGAGGCACACACGGATACAGTCGATAGTATTCAATGGGCTCATTACGGTCTTAGATTTATATCGGGATCAAAAGACGGCACAGCTAATGTTTGGCACTTTGAGCAACAACAATGGGTCAACCGACGGCTTCTTATGACAACCAAACTACCTGG agAACCAGAGGTAGATGACGATACAAACAAGAAAGCTAAAGTAACAATGGTCAGTTGGGACGTCACCGATGAGTGGGTGATTACGGCAGTGAATGACAGTTCGCTAAAAGTATGGGATTCAAAGACTGGAGAGCTTAGGCAAGTCTTGAAAGGTCATCGTGATGAAGTGTTTGTATTGGAATCTCATCCATTGGATCCAAGAGTGTTATTAAGCGCTGGTCACGACGGACAGTTAATTATATGGGACATCTTGAGCACTGAGCCTGTGGCTACTTtccaaaatttcattgaagGTCAAGGTCATGGAGCagtttttgatgcaaaatGGGCACCTGATGGAACGATGCTTGCAGCCACAGACTCTCATGGTCACCTCCTTCTTTACGGGTTTGGCTCAGGCGTTGAGAAACGAAAGATTGTTccaaaagaattatttttccatacggATTATCGCCCACTTATCAGAGATTCGAATCATTATGTTTTGGACGAACAAACTCAAACAGCACCTCATTTAATGCCGCCACCATTCCTCGTTGACGTTGATGGTAATCCCTATCCCCCGGCATTACAGCGACTAGTCCCGGGTAGGGAAAATTGTAGAGGAGAACAATTAGTTCCCAACATAGCAGTTGGTGCTGGAG GCATGCAGGAAGTTATCGAAGGTTTACCAGGATTCGAACCACGATCGAATATTGACAGGCTAATAGAAGCTCTTGCACAAAGACAAAATATTAATGCTGAGGGAGAAAATGTAGGGGAAGATGAAAATCAAGGTGAACCACCTCTTCGACATATGGCTAGTCCACGAGGTAGTAGATCTGGGTTGCGCCGAGCAGGTGATGTAGAAGGAGTACGGCAAAGCAGTGGAAACTGGCAGAGAGACAATACAACACCTTGGAATAAACCAATTCTTGCCAAACCAATCAGTGCTGGTGTTCTCAATACTCTTACCAAAACACT CAACGCTTCAGCAGAGATGGAACTTGAGCATTGGAGACGCGAGATGAGACGTAGACCAGCAGCAACAAATCCTACGGAAGGATTGAGTGGAGTACGTGGTCCTTTGGGTAATCGTAGAAAAAATAGGGGTACCCGTCATGGCTACAGGACAAGAGCTGCCAGAGGAGAAGATCGAGAAGATGACGAATTCGAG AACCCAGACAATGTAGATGTCACAGGCAGTTCAGCAAGTAGTAATAGTAATGACTCATCAGCTCACGAAGAAGACATGTGCTCGGATACGTCTAGTTCTGAATCTAGTAGCGAATATTCTGATTGGATTGCTGATCATGGTGTGAATCTTGAGCCCCCAAAGCGGAGTAAAAGACGACCTGTTAAAAAACGATCTGTAACCCCGCCGAGTGAGTCTGATAGAAGACGTAGCCAACGACCTAGAAAGAAG ATAATACCAGTACCTAATGTAATCGGTGAGGTACCCGAAGCATTCCGACCACCGGAATGGCTTTCCGCTATAATTCCGCGTAAGGCACCCTACTATCCTCAGATGGGAGATGAAATAGTATATTTTCGTCAAGGTCACCAGTTTTATATCGATGctgttagaaagaaaaaagtttacgAGCTTAGTCCACGGTGTGAACCATGGTCAAAGATGAATATAAGG GCACAGGAGTTTGTGAAAGTAGTCGgtataaaatacgaaataagACCTCCGCGACTATGCTGCTTAAAGTTGGCAGTGATGGACGAAGATGGTCGTCTGACTGGAGATAACTTTACGATCAAATATCACGATATGGCAGATGTTTTGGACTTTCTTGTACTCCGGCAAACTTTCGAAACCGCCTTAGCGCGCAGTTGGTACGAGGGTGATCGTTTCCGCTGTATGATTGACGATGGTTGGTGGATGGGACAAATCCAATCTATGGGACCGCTTGATGAAAGCTTCCCAGAATCTTTCTTCATGTGTTTTCGTGTCAGATGGGATAACGGTGAATTCGAACGTATGAGCCCTTGGGATCTTGAGCCCATCGATGAAGAAA GACTTCCAGCAGAAATTGGAGGTGCGGTTCCCGTACTTGCCGAAGAGATTGAAGCAACGCTTTACCAACCTCATGCAGAAGAATGGCCAATGGGAGATAGGGAAGCAACCTGTCGTAGGATCATTCGAGGTCTTGATCAAGTAATGACGCTTGCCATTGCGGAGCCATTCGTTGCTCCCGTAGATTTGGATATTTATCCTGCCTATGCCTTCGTCGTTGAATATCCTATAGACTTGTCTACGATCAAAGCACGATTCGAGAATCATTTTTATCGGCGGATTACATCCGCTCAATTCGATGTGAGATACTTAGCGACGAATGCAGAACAATTCAATGAACCTCACAGCCAAATCGTCAAGCAAGCGAGGATAGTGACAGATTTGTGCCTGAGAATAATTAA AGACATGTCGGAAGTTGATGTCCCAGCTGTTTATCATCAGTTAGTTGATACTTATCAATCGTCCGATTCCGATGGGGATACAGTTGACAAAAATAAACCTTCCACTAGTGGTCAGCAACCTTCGTCTAGTAGAAATTTACGATCTCAAGAAACTATTCATGACTGGAAATTAGCCTGTAGGCAATTACTGGAGAGCCTATGGCAGTGTGAAGATTCTATACCGTTCAG AGAGCCAGTCGATAGGCTAGAGCATCCGgattattatcaaataattgaCACTCCGATGGATTTACGTACTGTTAAAGAAGACCTGCTTGGCGGAAACTATGAAACCCCTCtagaattttccaaagataTGAAGCTGATATTCACAAATAGTAAAAACTATAATACCAATAAACGTTCAAGG ACACAGATTCTG ATATATTCAATGACAGTAAGATTGTCAGCTATGTTTGATGAGCACATGCGAAGAATTGTTTACAACTGGAAATCGGCTAGAAGAcgcaatgaaataaataatgcaaacgccagaggaaagagaaagactGGAACCCGTTTAACAAATGGAGCTG GCCCTTCAAGGGTACGGCCACCGACTAGTGctgacgaagaagaggaagatgTAAATGTTGATAATATCGACGAAAGCGATAAAGAACACACACCAAAATCTAATAGATCATCTCAGAATGTAGACGGACCTG GTCCTTCTCGGCTGGCTAATGGTCACAGTTCTCGTGGTGGCGGTGCATCACGTCCAAAGATTAGACTAAGGATTTCTAGAAAAACTCcaatgaaaaacaaacgtAACAGTGACAGCGATCAAAGTGATACAGAAGCATCGATAGAAAGTGAAAGTAGCGATAGTGCTCCAATGAGAAAAACTCGGGGGGCAAGAAGGACGGTGGGTAATAATGAGGCAAGTGATAGTGATTCAGGTGATAGTTATAAGCCAGGCGGTCGTGGTAAACAAACTCGAAAAAATAGAGCGAAGAATGGCAAGTCTAGTCGGCAGAATAAACCAAAACCAAAACCATTCGTAGTAGCGGATGATGAAGAAGACgatgatgaagaaaatcaatttttcgagcccGGAAGTACAGAGGATGAAAGTGAGGCTGAAGAGGTTGTGAAGAGAAGTTCTAAGAGACAATTAAGAAAGATTCCACCTGCTCAAGAATCCAGCAGGcagcaattgaaaaataatgtagCTCaagatgatgacgatgaagatgaagaagaaagtgatgatgaaaaaagcaaagcTGAGGAAAGTGACGATGACTCAGATCGTAAAGAAATTCGCCGACCATCAGTTGCTCAGCGTTTGGGCATTGTTGAGGAAAGTGATAGCGAAGATTCTGATACTCCATTCAAATCTTCTAGAACtaaaagaaatgaacgagTGTCTAGAGATTCTGATAGCCAAGATGCTATACCTCAATCACGTAGATCTGTAAAACGTCCTCGTTATAATGTAGATAGTGATGAAAGTAATTCTGTACCTGTGAGAAATCgcagaaaaatcaaacgacgaTATTATAACGAAGACAGCGACGAAAGTGTACCAGCGGAACCTGCCATTAGTATCAGTAGCAGAggaagagtaagaaaaatgaCTGCACGAGCTAGGGCATTTCTTCTTGAGTCACCCTAG
- the LOC105690504 gene encoding PH-interacting protein isoform X4, translated as MEGQRSRNESVIAPELYFLIAKFLDSGPCQESAKLLKRELERTKILPQRIDWEGNSHSQTFEELGRQYSHIGPQHLLQICARIGPVLEKEVPPCIPGAISLLGAGRQSLLRTREDLARQVFGILAYSIRRGGQPIIDTPGLTRCYNIVRVLQGRENSGPLIRRQALPTRFYSKMQLYRHTLGHLSAVYCVLYDRTGKYIMTGADDLLVKVWSAIDGRLLATFRGASSEIMDIAVNFNNTLLAAGSLDRILRVWCFQTMSPVAVLSGHSGMITSVNFCPILCNGVNYLVSTSTDGSVAFWPHTKNGNERAVFQSKPIQYHEKMRPGQAQMICASFSPGGAFMAAGSADHNVRVYAMLGDEGPRRVLEVEAHTDTVDSIQWAHYGLRFISGSKDGTANVWHFEQQQWVNRRLLMTTKLPGEPEVDDDTNKKAKVTMVSWDVTDEWVITAVNDSSLKVWDSKTGELRQVLKGHRDEVFVLESHPLDPRVLLSAGHDGQLIIWDILSTEPVATFQNFIEGQGHGAVFDAKWAPDGTMLAATDSHGHLLLYGFGSGVEKRKIVPKELFFHTDYRPLIRDSNHYVLDEQTQTAPHLMPPPFLVDVDGNPYPPALQRLVPGRENCRGEQLVPNIAVGAGGMQEVIEGLPGFEPRSNIDRLIEALAQRQNINAEGENVGEDENQGEPPLRHMASPRGSRSGLRRAGDVEGVRQSSGNWQRDNTTPWNKPILAKPISAGVLNTLTKTLNASAEMELEHWRREMRRRPAATNPTEGLSGVRGPLGNRRKNRGTRHGYRTRAARGEDREDDEFENPDNVDVTGSSASSNSNDSSAHEEDMCSDTSSSESSSEYSDWIADHGVNLEPPKRSKRRPVKKRSVTPPSESDRRRSQRPRKKIIPVPNVIGEVPEAFRPPEWLSAIIPRKAPYYPQMGDEIVYFRQGHQFYIDAVRKKKVYELSPRCEPWSKMNIRAQEFVKVVGIKYEIRPPRLCCLKLAVMDEDGRLTGDNFTIKYHDMADVLDFLVLRQTFETALARSWYEGDRFRCMIDDGWWMGQIQSMGPLDESFPESFFMCFRVRWDNGEFERMSPWDLEPIDEERLPAEIGGAVPVLAEEIEATLYQPHAEEWPMGDREATCRRIIRGLDQVMTLAIAEPFVAPVDLDIYPAYAFVVEYPIDLSTIKARFENHFYRRITSAQFDVRYLATNAEQFNEPHSQIVKQARIVTDLCLRIIKDMSEVDVPAVYHQLVDTYQSSDSDGDTVDKNKPSTSGQQPSSSRNLRSQETIHDWKLACRQLLESLWQCEDSIPFREPVDRLEHPDYYQIIDTPMDLRTVKEDLLGGNYETPLEFSKDMKLIFTNSKNYNTNKRSRIYSMTVRLSAMFDEHMRRIVYNWKSARRRNEINNANARGKRKTGTRLTNGAGPSRVRPPTSADEEEEDVNVDNIDESDKEHTPKSNRSSQNVDGPGPSRLANGHSSRGGGASRPKIRLRISRKTPMKNKRNSDSDQSDTEASIESESSDSAPMRKTRGARRTVGNNEASDSDSGDSYKPGGRGKQTRKNRAKNGKSSRQNKPKPKPFVVADDEEDDDEENQFFEPGSTEDESEAEEVVKRSSKRQLRKIPPAQESSRQQLKNNVAQDDDDEDEEESDDEKSKAEESDDDSDRKEIRRPSVAQRLGIVEESDSEDSDTPFKSSRTKRNERVSRDSDSQDAIPQSRRSVKRPRYNVDSDESNSVPVRNRRKIKRRYYNEDSDESVPAEPAISISSRGRVRKMTARARAFLLESP; from the exons atGGAGGGACAAAGGTCGAGGAACGAGTCAGTTATTGCTCCAG AGTTGTATTTCCTAATCGCCAAGTTTCTTGATTCTGGACCGTGCCAGGAATCTGCCAAA ctACTGAAACGTGAATTAGAACGAACTAAG ATTTTACCGCAAAGAATCGACTGGGAAGGAAATTCACATAGTCAAACATTCGAGGAATTG GGACGTCAATATTCGCATATAGGTCCGCAACATTTACTTCAAATATGTGCTCGTATCGGTCCAGTACTCGAAAAAGAAGTGCCTCCATGTATACCAGGAGCTATATCCCTGCTTGGAGCAGGTCGTCAGTCCTTGCTCAGAACAAGAGAAG atCTTGCGCGCCAAGTATTTGGGATTTTGGCTTATTCCATAAGACGAGGAGGCCAACCAATTATAGATACACCTGGACTTACAAGATGTTACAATATTG TTCGTGTACTacaaggaagagaaaattcagGTCCACTAATTAGGCGTCAAGCATTGCCTACTAGATTTTATAGCAAAATGCAGCTGTACAGACATACACTCGGACATTTATCGGCAGTATATTGTGTACTCTATGATCGTACTGGCAAGTATATTATGACTGGAGCTGACGACTTGCTTGTTAAAGTATGGAGCGCAATAGATGGTCGGCTTCTCGCAACTTTTAGAGGTGCTTCTTCGGAAATAATGGACATTGCTGTTAATTTTAACAATACCCTTCTGGCTGCTGGGAGCTTGGACCGAATCTTGAGAGTTTGGTGCTTTCAGACAATGTCTCCA GTTGCTGTGTTGTCAGGACATTCCGGTATGATAACATCCGTTAATTTCTGTCCCATATTATGTAACGGCGTGAATTATCTTGTATCTACAAGTACTGATGGTTCGGTGGCCTTTTGGCCTCATACTAAAAACGGCAATGAACGAGCTGTGTTTCA ATCAAAACCTATTCAGTATCATGAAAAAATGAGGCCTGGTCAAGCACAGATGATATGTGCGTCATTTAGTCCTGGTGGAGCCTTCATGGCAGCAGGATCTGCAGATCATAATGTGCGTGTATATGCTATGCTGGGGGATGAAGGTCCACGCAGAGTACTTGAAGTAGAGGCACACACGGATACAGTCGATAGTATTCAATGGGCTCATTACGGTCTTAGATTTATATCGGGATCAAAAGACGGCACAGCTAATGTTTGGCACTTTGAGCAACAACAATGGGTCAACCGACGGCTTCTTATGACAACCAAACTACCTGG agAACCAGAGGTAGATGACGATACAAACAAGAAAGCTAAAGTAACAATGGTCAGTTGGGACGTCACCGATGAGTGGGTGATTACGGCAGTGAATGACAGTTCGCTAAAAGTATGGGATTCAAAGACTGGAGAGCTTAGGCAAGTCTTGAAAGGTCATCGTGATGAAGTGTTTGTATTGGAATCTCATCCATTGGATCCAAGAGTGTTATTAAGCGCTGGTCACGACGGACAGTTAATTATATGGGACATCTTGAGCACTGAGCCTGTGGCTACTTtccaaaatttcattgaagGTCAAGGTCATGGAGCagtttttgatgcaaaatGGGCACCTGATGGAACGATGCTTGCAGCCACAGACTCTCATGGTCACCTCCTTCTTTACGGGTTTGGCTCAGGCGTTGAGAAACGAAAGATTGTTccaaaagaattatttttccatacggATTATCGCCCACTTATCAGAGATTCGAATCATTATGTTTTGGACGAACAAACTCAAACAGCACCTCATTTAATGCCGCCACCATTCCTCGTTGACGTTGATGGTAATCCCTATCCCCCGGCATTACAGCGACTAGTCCCGGGTAGGGAAAATTGTAGAGGAGAACAATTAGTTCCCAACATAGCAGTTGGTGCTGGAG GCATGCAGGAAGTTATCGAAGGTTTACCAGGATTCGAACCACGATCGAATATTGACAGGCTAATAGAAGCTCTTGCACAAAGACAAAATATTAATGCTGAGGGAGAAAATGTAGGGGAAGATGAAAATCAAGGTGAACCACCTCTTCGACATATGGCTAGTCCACGAGGTAGTAGATCTGGGTTGCGCCGAGCAGGTGATGTAGAAGGAGTACGGCAAAGCAGTGGAAACTGGCAGAGAGACAATACAACACCTTGGAATAAACCAATTCTTGCCAAACCAATCAGTGCTGGTGTTCTCAATACTCTTACCAAAACACT CAACGCTTCAGCAGAGATGGAACTTGAGCATTGGAGACGCGAGATGAGACGTAGACCAGCAGCAACAAATCCTACGGAAGGATTGAGTGGAGTACGTGGTCCTTTGGGTAATCGTAGAAAAAATAGGGGTACCCGTCATGGCTACAGGACAAGAGCTGCCAGAGGAGAAGATCGAGAAGATGACGAATTCGAG AACCCAGACAATGTAGATGTCACAGGCAGTTCAGCAAGTAGTAATAGTAATGACTCATCAGCTCACGAAGAAGACATGTGCTCGGATACGTCTAGTTCTGAATCTAGTAGCGAATATTCTGATTGGATTGCTGATCATGGTGTGAATCTTGAGCCCCCAAAGCGGAGTAAAAGACGACCTGTTAAAAAACGATCTGTAACCCCGCCGAGTGAGTCTGATAGAAGACGTAGCCAACGACCTAGAAAGAAG ATAATACCAGTACCTAATGTAATCGGTGAGGTACCCGAAGCATTCCGACCACCGGAATGGCTTTCCGCTATAATTCCGCGTAAGGCACCCTACTATCCTCAGATGGGAGATGAAATAGTATATTTTCGTCAAGGTCACCAGTTTTATATCGATGctgttagaaagaaaaaagtttacgAGCTTAGTCCACGGTGTGAACCATGGTCAAAGATGAATATAAGG GCACAGGAGTTTGTGAAAGTAGTCGgtataaaatacgaaataagACCTCCGCGACTATGCTGCTTAAAGTTGGCAGTGATGGACGAAGATGGTCGTCTGACTGGAGATAACTTTACGATCAAATATCACGATATGGCAGATGTTTTGGACTTTCTTGTACTCCGGCAAACTTTCGAAACCGCCTTAGCGCGCAGTTGGTACGAGGGTGATCGTTTCCGCTGTATGATTGACGATGGTTGGTGGATGGGACAAATCCAATCTATGGGACCGCTTGATGAAAGCTTCCCAGAATCTTTCTTCATGTGTTTTCGTGTCAGATGGGATAACGGTGAATTCGAACGTATGAGCCCTTGGGATCTTGAGCCCATCGATGAAGAAA GACTTCCAGCAGAAATTGGAGGTGCGGTTCCCGTACTTGCCGAAGAGATTGAAGCAACGCTTTACCAACCTCATGCAGAAGAATGGCCAATGGGAGATAGGGAAGCAACCTGTCGTAGGATCATTCGAGGTCTTGATCAAGTAATGACGCTTGCCATTGCGGAGCCATTCGTTGCTCCCGTAGATTTGGATATTTATCCTGCCTATGCCTTCGTCGTTGAATATCCTATAGACTTGTCTACGATCAAAGCACGATTCGAGAATCATTTTTATCGGCGGATTACATCCGCTCAATTCGATGTGAGATACTTAGCGACGAATGCAGAACAATTCAATGAACCTCACAGCCAAATCGTCAAGCAAGCGAGGATAGTGACAGATTTGTGCCTGAGAATAATTAA AGACATGTCGGAAGTTGATGTCCCAGCTGTTTATCATCAGTTAGTTGATACTTATCAATCGTCCGATTCCGATGGGGATACAGTTGACAAAAATAAACCTTCCACTAGTGGTCAGCAACCTTCGTCTAGTAGAAATTTACGATCTCAAGAAACTATTCATGACTGGAAATTAGCCTGTAGGCAATTACTGGAGAGCCTATGGCAGTGTGAAGATTCTATACCGTTCAG AGAGCCAGTCGATAGGCTAGAGCATCCGgattattatcaaataattgaCACTCCGATGGATTTACGTACTGTTAAAGAAGACCTGCTTGGCGGAAACTATGAAACCCCTCtagaattttccaaagataTGAAGCTGATATTCACAAATAGTAAAAACTATAATACCAATAAACGTTCAAGG ATATATTCAATGACAGTAAGATTGTCAGCTATGTTTGATGAGCACATGCGAAGAATTGTTTACAACTGGAAATCGGCTAGAAGAcgcaatgaaataaataatgcaaacgccagaggaaagagaaagactGGAACCCGTTTAACAAATGGAGCTG GCCCTTCAAGGGTACGGCCACCGACTAGTGctgacgaagaagaggaagatgTAAATGTTGATAATATCGACGAAAGCGATAAAGAACACACACCAAAATCTAATAGATCATCTCAGAATGTAGACGGACCTG GTCCTTCTCGGCTGGCTAATGGTCACAGTTCTCGTGGTGGCGGTGCATCACGTCCAAAGATTAGACTAAGGATTTCTAGAAAAACTCcaatgaaaaacaaacgtAACAGTGACAGCGATCAAAGTGATACAGAAGCATCGATAGAAAGTGAAAGTAGCGATAGTGCTCCAATGAGAAAAACTCGGGGGGCAAGAAGGACGGTGGGTAATAATGAGGCAAGTGATAGTGATTCAGGTGATAGTTATAAGCCAGGCGGTCGTGGTAAACAAACTCGAAAAAATAGAGCGAAGAATGGCAAGTCTAGTCGGCAGAATAAACCAAAACCAAAACCATTCGTAGTAGCGGATGATGAAGAAGACgatgatgaagaaaatcaatttttcgagcccGGAAGTACAGAGGATGAAAGTGAGGCTGAAGAGGTTGTGAAGAGAAGTTCTAAGAGACAATTAAGAAAGATTCCACCTGCTCAAGAATCCAGCAGGcagcaattgaaaaataatgtagCTCaagatgatgacgatgaagatgaagaagaaagtgatgatgaaaaaagcaaagcTGAGGAAAGTGACGATGACTCAGATCGTAAAGAAATTCGCCGACCATCAGTTGCTCAGCGTTTGGGCATTGTTGAGGAAAGTGATAGCGAAGATTCTGATACTCCATTCAAATCTTCTAGAACtaaaagaaatgaacgagTGTCTAGAGATTCTGATAGCCAAGATGCTATACCTCAATCACGTAGATCTGTAAAACGTCCTCGTTATAATGTAGATAGTGATGAAAGTAATTCTGTACCTGTGAGAAATCgcagaaaaatcaaacgacgaTATTATAACGAAGACAGCGACGAAAGTGTACCAGCGGAACCTGCCATTAGTATCAGTAGCAGAggaagagtaagaaaaatgaCTGCACGAGCTAGGGCATTTCTTCTTGAGTCACCCTAG